The Ciona intestinalis unplaced genomic scaffold, KH HT000034.2, whole genome shotgun sequence genome has a segment encoding these proteins:
- the LOC108950167 gene encoding cytoskeleton-associated protein 5-like, whose amino-acid sequence MADDDEWKKLPTEQKVQHKSWKARAEGYKECAKKFGPLDEKSPEFSKYLGLVKKFVTDSNELVRIQGLEATLIFVENAAVAGKTCSEVVSGVIAKCFNSKPRLRELGIKVCLMYVEIDRNEVVLEEVLKGFENKQPKVVHACLDLIIAALSEFGSKVIAVKPLLKQGIKLLDHRDKNVREATKSLFMVIYRWIGPAIRTPLQAINSVVVLVFEMVLGFVN is encoded by the exons ATGGCTGATGATGATGAATGGAAGAAGTTACCAACAGAACAAAAAGTTCAACACAAg TCGTGGAAAGCACGTGCTGAAGGATACAAAGAATGTGCCAAGAAGTTCGGACCATTGGATGAAAAGAGTCCGGAGTTTAGTAAATATCTTGGTTTGGTGAAGAAGTTTGTCACAGATTCCAATGAACTTGTTCGGATTCAGGGATTAGAAGCAACCTTGATTTTTGTCGAAAATGCAGCAGTTGCTGGAAA AACATGTAGTGAAGTTGTATCTGGGGTCATTGCAAAGTGTTTTAACTCCAAACCTCGACTTCGGGAACTTGGAATTAAAGTTTGTCTCATGTACGTTGAGATTGATCGTAATGAGGTGGTTTTGGAAGAAGTTTTGAAAGgctttgaaaataaacaaccaaAAGTTGTTCATGCCTGCCTTGACCTTATTATTGCTGCATTAAG TGAATTTGGGTCAAAAGTGATCGCAGTCAAAccacttttaaaacaaggaaTTAAACTTTTGGACCATCGTGATAAGAATGTGAGAGAAGCAACAAAATCTCTGTTTATGGTTATTTATCGGTGGATAGGTCCTGCCATTAGAACACCTCTTCAAGCCATCAATTCTGTTGTG GTACTTGTTTTTGAAATGGTACTTGGATTTGTAAACTAA